The Aedes aegypti strain LVP_AGWG chromosome 3, AaegL5.0 Primary Assembly, whole genome shotgun sequence genome contains a region encoding:
- the LOC5568268 gene encoding venom serine protease 34 encodes MKLGFCFGITFLAALGHSALAQSAGCDYYRQIDSGQTYTIYSPNYSGLYPANTDCRWVLTTTPGSRIALTCSDVYIPQSTSCYYDKLVISTGGKMDLSDAKAYCGTGTIAAESTGSSMVVALQVPSTTYGGRVYCTATKINCQCGLRRKKKIVGGTETLVNEFPMMAGVVDVASGAGIFCGATIITNYHALTAAHCPTGHSISNLALLVGDHNISTGAESTYAALYRVALIKIHESYSKLTNLNDIALMRTTTEMVFSNGVSPVCLPFKYYGASFVGIELEAAGWGSTDFGDPKSNVLLKVGLPVIDPSQCAKTYANFAATQICTFASGKDTCQSDSGGPLFYTDYYNGLVYLVGIVSYGMACATNDPSVSTRVTEYISWIMQNTAEWNYCYQ; translated from the exons ATGAAATTAGGATTTTGTTTCG GCATAACATTCCTTGCGGCTCTCGGCCATTCCGCATTGGCACAATCGGCCGGCTGCGATTACTATAGGCAAATTGATTCTGGTCAAACTTACACCATTTACTCGCCAAACTACAGCGGCCTCTACCCGGCGAATACCGACTGCCGATGGGTGCTGACGACGACACCCGGCTCCAGGATAGCGCTGACCTGTTCGGACGTTTACATACCACAG AGCACATCCTGCTACTACGATAAGCTGGTGATTTCGACCGGTGGGAAAATGGATCTTTCCGATGCCAAAGCATATTGCGGCACTGGGACGATTGCGGCCGAGTCTACCGGAAGCTCGATGGTGGTGGCACTGCAGGTTCCATCGACGACCTACGGAGGGCGGGTGTACTGCACCGCTACCAAGATCAACTGCCAGTGCGGATTGAGGCGTAAG AAAAAGATAGTCGGAGGTACGGAGACGCTTGTTAACGAGTTCCCGATGATGGCTGGGGTGGTGGATGTTGCAAGTGGGGCCGGAATTTTCTGCGGAGCAACCATTA TAACAAACTACCATGCGCTAACAGCAGCTCACTGTCCAACCGGACACAGCATATCTAATCTGGCACTACTCGTCGGTGATCACAACATTTCCACTGGAGCAGAATCGACATACGCAGCCCTGTACCGAGTGGCCTTGATAAAAATTCACGAGTCCTACAGCAAGCTCACCAACCTAAACGACATAGCCCTAATGAGGACCACCACGGAGATGGTCTTCTCGAACGGTGTCAGCCCGGTATGTCTCCCGTTCAAGTACTACGGGGCATCCTTCGTGGGAATCGAACTCGAAGCCGCCGGTTGGGGTTCCACGGATTTCGGTGATCCCAAATCGAACGTTCTGCTCAAAGTTGGCCTGCCGGTGATTGATCCCAGTCAGTGCGCCAAGACTTACGCCAACTTCGCTGCGACGCAGATTTGTACCTTTGCCTCGGGGAAAGACACGTGCCAAAGTGACTCTGGTGGACCGCTGTTCTACACGGATTACTATAATGGACTCGTTTATCTGGTCGGTATCGTTAGCTACGGGATGGCATGTGCTACCAATGACCCAAGCGTGAGTACCAGGGTAACAGAGTATATCTCTTGGATAATGCAAAACACCGCTGAATGGAATTATTGTTATCAATAA
- the LOC5568267 gene encoding venom serine protease has protein sequence MMIPLRSLVLVVLLPTLINGWFELCDQQFQLGGNADVQLLSPLYPNRKYPSGSSCRYTLIAPPGNSIQMTCDINIDTAQSTACSTELFYISTEGFSSLVGSEYFCGKGSISRNSLFNKMMIAYTSSSNTNGGTFNCRIKVVKQDCDCGWSRWQKIVGGTEAGINEYTSIVGLLDKLTASVFCSGVIISYRYILTAAHCVQNIPNSQRLQALVGDHDYKTGLETPYSQIYDIESIVMHENYNQDSRDNDIAVLKTTADIQWTRGVGPVCLPFNYWYYDFNKLQVDVAGWGTTSYGGQISTTLRRVTLDVIANADCGKAQYVNNQKLCTFTPGKDTCQYDSGGPLYLRGVQRMYTIGVVSYGGACAASTPSVNTRITAYLSWIQNKTTDATYCVK, from the exons ATGATGATCCCGTTACGATCATTAGTATTAGTCGTGCTATTACCAACGTTGATAAACGGTTGGTTTGAATTATGCGATCAACAATTCCAGTTAGGCGGAAATGCAGACGTACAGCTTTTGTCACCCTTGTATCCGAATCGGAAATATCCTTCGGGAAGTTCATGCCGTTATACACTAATCGCCCCTCCCGGGAACAGCATTCAAATGACCTGCGATATTAACATCGATACAGCGCAGAGCACGGCCTGTTCAACCGAGTTATTCTATATCTCAACGGAAGGATTCTCATCCCTTGTAGGGAGTGAATACTTTTGCGGTAAGGGAAGTATAAGCCGAAACTCTCTGTTCAACAAAATGATGATTGCGTATACTTCTTCGAGCAACACCAACGGAGGGACGTTCAACTGTCGGATCAAGGTCGTAAAACAGGACTGTGACTGTGGGTGGTCTCGATGGCAGAAGATCGTGGGTGGAACCGAGGCCGGAATCAACGAATACACATCGATTGTTGGATTGCTTGACAAATTAACCGCAAGTGTATTCTGCTCTGGTGTTATTA taAGTTATAGATACATTTTGACGGCCGCTCACTGTGTTCAAAATATCCCGAATTCTCAACGCCTGCAAGCTTTGGTCGGAGATCATGATTACAAAACAGGTCTTGAGACACCCTACTCGCAAATCTATGATATTGAGAGCATCGTGATGCATGAAAATTACAACCAAGACTCACGTGACAATGATATTGCGGTGTTGAAAACCACCGCCGACATACAATGGACTCGAGGCGTTGGACCAGTATGCCTTCCATTCAATTATTGGTACTACGACTTCAACAAGCTGCAAGTGGATGTAGCTGGGTGGGGCACTACAAGCTACGGAGGGCAAATCAGTACGACCTTGAGACGCGTAACGCTGGATGTGATAGCAAATGCTGACTGTGGCAAGGCCCAATACGTCAACAATCAGAAGTTATGCACTTTCACACCCGGTAAGGATACCTGCCAGTATGATTCGGGTGGTCCTTTGTATCTGCGAGGGGTACAACGTATGTATACGATTGGTGTCGTAAGCTATGGAGGAGCTTGTGCAGCGTCTACGCCATCAGTTAATACCAGAATCACAGCCTACCTGTCGTGGATCCAGAATAAAACAACGGATGCGACGTATTGTGTGAAGTAG